Proteins from one Microcoleus sp. FACHB-672 genomic window:
- a CDS encoding Uma2 family endonuclease — protein sequence MELASAFISTEDYLTSEESSKGRHEYLGGQIFAMSGGSEEHNRIAGNIYASLLTYLRGSGCKTFIADMKVKIEIASNTADVFYYPDVMVTCDPQDTEKYYKTRPCLIVEVLSPSTETLDRREKRLNYQSLSSLQEYVLVSQEEMKVEIYRKNETGTWNLEILETDDILQLNSVDLTLAMAEIYEEVLPA from the coding sequence ATGGAATTAGCGTCGGCATTTATTTCTACTGAAGACTACCTCACATCCGAAGAAAGTAGCAAAGGACGCCACGAATATCTCGGTGGTCAAATTTTCGCCATGTCTGGCGGTAGCGAGGAACACAACCGCATTGCCGGCAATATCTATGCTTCTTTACTGACTTATTTACGCGGTAGTGGGTGTAAAACTTTCATTGCCGATATGAAAGTTAAAATAGAAATTGCCAGCAATACTGCCGATGTCTTTTACTATCCCGATGTGATGGTGACGTGCGATCCTCAAGATACAGAAAAATATTATAAAACCCGTCCTTGTTTAATTGTGGAAGTTCTCTCTCCGTCCACAGAAACCTTAGATCGGCGTGAAAAACGTCTCAATTATCAAAGTTTATCGAGTTTGCAGGAATATGTCCTGGTTTCCCAAGAGGAGATGAAAGTAGAAATTTATCGGAAAAACGAAACGGGAACTTGGAACTTAGAAATATTAGAAACAGATGATATTTTACAGTTAAATTCTGTGGATTTGACGCTGGCAATGGCAGAAATTTATGAGGAAGTGTTGCCGGCTTAA
- a CDS encoding ATP-grasp domain-containing protein, translating to MLILFPADYFNPKTIDSAFSNEANTFKACGAEIASVVIEGLESGELKTKPTIHTGDAVLYRGWMLPLAQYEFLVQSVEKMGGMMLISTSEYAAAHYLPNWYPLISHLTPETRFYKCDENLVDALEQLGWEKFFIKDHVKSLKTSLGSIVETPQDITAVVLEMQKFRGQIEGGLCVRRIENWVNNSEQRYFIWQGNVYAAKETVVIPDLVRECAQIIPSSFFSIDVVETVDGRQRVVEIGDGQVSDLVGWTPEEFTRIWF from the coding sequence ATGCTAATCCTATTCCCGGCGGACTACTTTAATCCCAAAACTATTGATAGTGCCTTCTCCAATGAGGCAAACACATTTAAAGCTTGTGGTGCAGAAATTGCTTCGGTTGTGATCGAGGGTTTAGAAAGTGGTGAGCTAAAAACTAAGCCAACTATTCATACAGGAGATGCCGTACTGTACAGAGGCTGGATGTTACCATTAGCGCAATATGAGTTTCTGGTGCAAAGTGTTGAAAAAATGGGTGGCATGATGCTTATCAGCACCAGTGAATATGCGGCGGCTCACTACTTGCCCAACTGGTATCCGTTAATTTCGCACCTAACCCCTGAAACTCGATTTTATAAATGTGACGAAAATTTAGTGGATGCTTTAGAACAACTGGGTTGGGAAAAATTTTTTATAAAAGACCACGTAAAATCGCTTAAAACCTCTCTAGGCTCTATTGTCGAGACTCCACAAGATATTACGGCGGTGGTTCTAGAAATGCAAAAATTTAGGGGTCAGATTGAAGGGGGTTTGTGTGTTCGACGGATAGAAAATTGGGTGAACAATTCTGAGCAACGGTATTTTATTTGGCAGGGCAATGTTTACGCAGCAAAAGAAACAGTGGTCATCCCGGATTTGGTTAGAGAATGCGCCCAAATAATTCCTAGCTCTTTTTTCAGCATAGACGTAGTCGAAACCGTTGATGGAAGACAGCGCGTTGTTGAAATTGGGGATGGGCAAGTGTCGGATCTCGTGGGTTGGACACCAGAAGAATTTACCCGCATTTGGTTCTAA